One Helianthus annuus cultivar XRQ/B chromosome 12, HanXRQr2.0-SUNRISE, whole genome shotgun sequence genomic region harbors:
- the LOC110895372 gene encoding uncharacterized protein At5g65660, with product MEAVLRLVEAPPYYYEPPPQHSDSSRPTLGFPLGTAMLLIIIFSLSGFFSCCYHWDKLRHLRGASDPGLEDSPSKPNPTSMEKNKIDSESLPVIMPGDRIAKFIALPCPCEPPRLQTITLEEAQKAPKPPHIVVPMY from the exons ATGGAAGCTGTACTCCGGTTAGTGGAGGCTCCTCCATACTACTACGAGCCACCACCACAACACTCTGACTCGTCTCGCCCAACACTAGGGTTTCCTCTCGGTACCGCCATGCTCTTGATCATCATATTCAGCCTCAGTGGATTTTTTTCTTGTTGTTATCATTGGGACAAGCTTCGTCATCTCCGTGGAGCCTCGGATCCTGGTTTGGAAGACTCGCCTTCCAAACCAAACCCGACATCCATg GAGAAGAATAAAATAGATAGTGAGAGTTTGCCGGTGATAATGCCGGGAGATCGAATTGCAAAGTTCATAGCGTTACCGTGCCCGTGTGAACCGCCACGACTACAAACGATCACCCTAGAAGAGGCTCAGAAGGCGCCCAAACCGCCGCATATAGTTGTTCCGATGTATTGA